The Euphorbia lathyris chromosome 3, ddEupLath1.1, whole genome shotgun sequence genome contains a region encoding:
- the LOC136223520 gene encoding pentatricopeptide repeat-containing protein At4g16470-like has product MPPPATVPFYASLLDACTATKNLKTLIQIHAQAISHGISHHDFIRSKLVAAYASCTQMRQATLLFHYTNRRSTFLFNSLIKAYASLQQFSPSLAIFRDMLDIRKPIDLHTLPSVLKSCAGLSSLRLGQQVHGVVLTNGFASDLANSNALINMYSKCGDLGRARTVFDEMAVRNEVSWTTMMAGYGMNGEVSEVFNLFEKMVEDGLIRLDAACFTVVLSACSHGGMVEKGTEYFRMMEERFGVKPVLEHYTCMVDMLGRGGKVEEAEGLMMKMMEIQPDFALLNALLGSCRIHNKVEVAERVSHKIHGLRLSLSSGQ; this is encoded by the coding sequence ATGCCACCACCGGCCACCGTCCCCTTCTATGCTTCCCTTCTCGACGCCTGTACCGCCACAAAAAACCTAAAAACTCTCATTCAAATCCACGCCCAAGCAATCTCTCACGGCATTTCCCACCATGATTTCATCCGCTCAAAACTCGTCGCCGCCTACGCTTCCTGCACACAAATGCGCCAAGCCACTCTCCTTTTCCACTACACCAATCGCCGGAGCACTTTCCTTTTCAATTCTCTCATCAAAGCATACGCATCTCTCCAACAATTCTCTCCCTCTCTCGCCATTTTCCGCGACATGCTCGACATAAGAAAGCCGATCGATCTCCACACCCTGCCGAGCGTCCTAAAATCCTGTGCTGGATTATCATCCCTGAGACTCGGTCAACAGGTTCACGGAGTCGTATTAACCAATGGATTCGCTTCAGATCTAGCCAATTCGAATGCGTTGATCAATATGTACTCAAAGTGCGGCGATCTAGGGAGAGCACGGACGGTGTTCGATGAAATGGCTGTGAGAAACGAGGTTTCATGGACAACGATGATGGCGGGGTATGGAATGAATGGGGAAGTTAGTGAGGTGTTCAATTTGTTTGAGAAAATGGTGGAAGATGGACTAATTAGGTTAGATGCTGCTTGTTTTACGGTTGTTTTGAGTGCTTGTAGCCATGGAGGAATGGTGGAGAAGGGGACGGAGTATTTTAGGATGATGGAAGAGAGATTTGGAGTGAAACCTGTGTTGGAACATTATACTTGTATGGTGGATATGTTGGGGAGAGGTGGAAAAGTTGAGGAGGCTGAGGgattgatgatgaagatgatggAGATTCAGCCTGATTTTGCTTTGTTGAATGCTTTGTTGGGGTCTTGCAGAATTCATAACAAGGTTGAAGTGGCTGAGAGAGTGTCACATAAAATCCATGGATTGAGGTTAAGTTTATCATCAGGCCAGTGA